Genomic DNA from Anguilla anguilla isolate fAngAng1 chromosome 17, fAngAng1.pri, whole genome shotgun sequence:
tgcattaaaaaaaaaaaagatggatcGAAGTCCCACAGAGGCTTAGTATGTTGTCGGGCAAGATTCTTGAAGCTAAAGTATCtgagtgcaataatcgcaaagGCTGTTTTCATTGGTGTGCCAGCTAGCAACGGTCTGATGCACAGTGGTTAATATTGTGCTGCAAGAATGCAGGTGGAATACCATTGTTTTCTTGCTTGCGCTGAGAAATATTAAAAACGTCTTCCCCATTGGGTTGGGTTCTATGGTCAGTAACAAAGGGAGTGAGTGTTAATCAGGGCCAGAACCAGGTGTGCAAAGAGAACAGCTCGCTTTGTTAGCTGCTgacctcttcctctcctccccgaCCCCATGTCCTCTGTACCGCAGATCGAGAAGCGGCTGGAAACagttgaggaagaggagggcggCGGCGAGGCCCCCGACCTCCAGCGCCCCCGCCTGGGCTGCACCATCTTCCTGGGGTACACCTCCAACCTCATCAGCTCTGGAGTGAGGGAAAGCATCCGCTTCCTTGTCCAGCACAAAATGGTACGGTCCACGTTATAGCTGGAGCACTGTAACCTAGGAGACCTAAGACGAAAACGGCAATAAAAAAAGGAcatcaaacaaataattttttaaacgtCATATTCAGGCATCTCTCTGACTTCccttatccagggtgacttagacagtatatattatacataccatacattcatacaattagatttttttttttttactgaagtaattcaagTTAAGCTCCTAgcccaagggtacaatggtAGTTCGGTTGTAGGTGCGGTTTCCAGTTAATCTGGAAACCGCACCTACAACCTCTCAGTCACAAGCTTCCTACCCATTTTGCCACACTGCCTTCAGAACAATCTCTAAAGCTATTGTGTAGATTTTAAGGGTGTAGCTCCTTTTTCCCTGTTCCTAATGtaccccactccccaccccgaTGGCCTGCAGGTGGATGTGATCGTGACTACAGCGGGGGGGGTTGAAGAGGACATCATCAAGTGCCTCGCTCCCACTTTCCTGGGAGAATTCAGCCTTCAAGGCAAAGAGCTGAGGGAGAGTGGCATCAACAGGTAAGGTACAGCTGGACTGCGCAGCCTATACACTTAATGGAGTTTTGTTAATCATGCAAGATGCTTCAGCTTAGAGTCCCTGCCAGGCAAACGATTTTACCACAGGGAGGACCCTGTAACTACTGTAAGATCACTCTCTTATGATTTCAGTCAAATATTTGTAAGTATCTTTCATAAAAGGTGAATAAGGGCATTTTCATGGGCATGAAATTTAAAGTTAAAGGTGTATTCAAAAACGTGAAGTCATGTAGAGGTCAGATATGAACAGGTGCGCCGAAGGTTATAAGAGGCCGTGCAGTTGGCAGGTTGGCAGACGGCCCTTTCTGTAATAACGAGAGTCATGTGCAGTAGTTCTCATTGCACTTCATCTTAACCCCCTTCTGCCTGTCCCTGCAGGATAGGGAACCTGCTGGTGCCCAATGACAACTACTGCAAGTTCGAGGACTGGCTGATGCCCATCCTGGACCAGATGGTGCTGGAGCAGAAAACCGAGGTGGGTCGCACGGGCACGTTCACGGGCACTGACGCCAAAGCCAGGGCACTTTGTCCCAGGCCCAGGGGGGGGCCCCAGATACGGGGTGTAACTCTTTTTAATTTGGAGGCCCCTGGTCCCGCCCACTATATTTGTCCCAGGCCTAAGAATTGAAAGCTGTGGCCCTGGCCTGATCCGTCTTGCCACAGGAGAGCAGGcagtggagggagggtgggTTCAGAAGTGAAcatggtgttttgtttttaatttatttaccttTGTGGTTCTTTTTTTGGGAGTACAGTATCTCTCTTTGGAAATGTATACTTGCACCCCAGTGAAATGATTCAAAATAGTTCAGGATTTGAagcttgctttcttttttcattctgtttacCTTTCCTAAACCAAGTGGGTCAGTGGACAGTTCTATTCTCCTTTGTTGTGATGATGTGGGGAATCaaagtgggtggggggaggggaatacACCCTCGGGAGCCAGTGCAGCCAGTCAGATTGAAGGGGATAATTGGGCAGCAGCTGCAGAGATCCAGTTACTGTGGGAATCTGGCCGGCATACTGGGACAGGACAAAAAGCTtagtcattttcaaaaaacCTTGTGGGATATTTGAGGCTGGTATGTTCCCAGTGAGCATCACTATCTCGCTCTTTGTTTCCCCCCTGTGGCCAGACCCATGTTTGCAGGTCAGTAGCCACATCTTACCTTGGCAAATCTGTGCTAGTTTTCAGAACAGACCCCAATaatcaccccctcaccccaacAGGGCACGCTCTGGACCCCCTCTAAGATGATCCATCGGCTCGGAAAAGAGATCAACAACCCGGAGTCAGTGTGCTACTGGGCCTACAAGGTGAGACACGCAGATTGCACCGACAggcacatgctcagtgtgctGTTAGAGCTAGCATGGTGCTCGTATGTTTAATCGCTATGTATTTGACTGTAGGTTTTGCTTTAAGGGAACTTAGAGAGAGTGGTTATGGCCGCTGTCTCCCTCAGGTCTCTGAGTGGCGCTGGATCCTGTGCTTGACCGTTTGTCCGCCTCTTGGTTTTTCAGAACGACATCCCCATCTTCAGCCCCGCTCTGACCGATGGTTCCCTTGGCGACATGATTTACTTCCACTCTTACAAGAAGCCGGGGCTGGTGCTGGACATAgtggagggtgagagaggaagagaggggggttTACCTCCTGCTTCTTTTTGGGCTGAGCACTGTTGACCAGTGGCGTTAAATGTGACTGTTCCCGTGTGGTGGTGATGATCATTGTATTGTAATTAGTTTGGGTGTAGGCATGCTATCTGACAGAGCAGAGCTGGTGCAGTCAGGCTTGCTGACTGATGTtggtatttatttcattgtcatAAAggctttgctttgtgtgtgcgtgtgtgtgcgtgtgtgcgtgtgtgcgcatgtgtgtgcgtgtgtgtgcgtgtgcgtgtgcgtgtgcgtgtgcgtgcgcgtgcgtgtgcgtgtgcgtgtgtgtgtgtgcgcgtgtgcgcatgtgtgtgtgcgtgcgtgcgtgcgtgcgtgtgtgtgtgtgtgtgtgtatttcagatATCCGGAGGCTGAACTGCAAGGCCGTGTTCGCCAGACGTACTGGAATGATTATCCTCGGGGGGGGCCTGGTCAAGCACCACATCTGTAATGCCAATCTCATggtaaccccacccccacagcatTCTAATTGGCTGCCCCTCTGTACATGCAATCAGCTATCAGGCAGTATCATCATCATTGAAAGTTAGTCTTAGGGATTTTGCGCTGAAATTTTCCCCCTATTCTTTTCCTTCCTCCTGTatcactcctctctctgtctatcatTTGGTCACCTCCTCTCattcttctcctctttcttctctctctcctccctcatgCTGTCCTTCAGAGGAATGGAGCGGACTACGCAGTGTTTGTGAACACGGGTCAGGAGTTTGATGGCTCTGACTCGGGTGCGAGGCCCGATGAGGCTGTGTCCTGGGGGAAGATCCGAATGGACGCCACGCCTGTGAAGGTAACGCTCGGACCGACACTGTCCAAGTGACTGTTGTATCTTGCATCTCATCCACGTACCTGGGTGAGCgtgcgtacctgtgtgagtgtgcatacaTACCTGGATGAGCGTGCATACGTACCTGGATGAGCGTACGTACCTgggtgagcgtgcgtgtgtacctggatgagcgtgcgtgtgtacctGGGTGAGCGTGCATACGTACCTGGGTGAGCGTGCATACGTACCTGGATGAGCGTGCATACGTACCTGGATGAGCGTGCGTGCCTGGATGAGCGTGCATACATACCTGGATGAGCGTGCGTGCCTGGATGAGCGTGCATACGTAcctgtgtgagcgtgcataCGTACCTGGGTGAGCGTGCATACGTAcctgtgtgagcgtgcataCGTACCTGGATGAGCGTGCGTGCCTGGATGAGCGTGCATACGTACCTGGATGAGCGTGCATACGTACCTGGATGAGCGTGCATACGTACCTGGGTGAGCGTGCGTACGTACCTGGATGAGCGTGCGTACGTACCTGGATGAGCGTGCGTACGTACCTGGATGAGCGTGCGTACGTACCTGGATGAGCGTGCGTACGTACCTGGATGAGCGTACGTACGTACCTGGATGAGCGTACGTACGTACCTGGATGAGCGTGCATACGTACCTGGATGAGCGTGCATACGTACCTGGATGAGCGTGCGTACGTACCTGGATGAGCGTACGTACGTACCTGGATGAGCGTACGTACGTAcctgtgtgagcgtgcataCGTACCTGGATGAGCGTGCATACGTACCTGGATGAGCGTGCATACGTACCTGGATGAGCGTGCGTGCCTGGATGAGCGTGCATACGTACCTGGATGAGCGTGCGTACGTACCTGGATGAGCGTGCGTACGTACCTGGatgagcatgcgtgtgtaccTGGGTGAGCGTGCATACTggatgagggtgtgtgtgtacctgggtgAGCGTGCAGACTGTATGAGGGTGTGTACGTACCTGGGTGAGGGTGCATACTGGATGAGGGTGTGTACGTACCTGGATGAGCGTGCATACTGGATGAGGGTGTGTACGTACCTGGGTGAGCGTGCATACTGGATGAGGGTGTGTACGTACCCGTGCAGGTGCGCGATGCGTCAGCGGTCCAGCGTGCTCaggctcctctctccctccctcctctgtgcCCGCTGCAGGTCTACGCGGACGCCACTCTAGTCTTCCCCCTGCTGGTGGCCGAGACCTTCGCGCACAACGCCGCCAGACTCGCCGCGCAAAAGAAAGACTGACGTCCCAGCGCCCTTTCCTCTTCTCCTCGTTTTTTATTCCCCTCCTTTTATCgggttttgctgttttttcctttcctgtGCGCTCGTCTCCTTTTCGAACCCTGCGCCCCTGCCTCTGTTCTCCGTCCCGTCTGTTTCGAGTGTCGTCCGCGTACCCCTCACACAGCGGGGCTCTCCCGCGCTGCCGTTTGAGGAGCGTCAGCGCCTGGGAATTGATGTGTGCTGACTGGAAAAATAACTGCTGTGTTCAGCTGTCAGCGCGGAGCCCTGCACAGCATGGCTGGGGCTCTCAGCCCTGATCCTGTCCTCCTCCTGCCTGTCCTCGCTCCCCCGCTCGCTCGCCATCGCCCCACTCGCTGccgtctctccttctcttcctaaTCGTTTTTCTTCCTCCGGTGTCCGGGCTCGttccccctctcgctccctccctcgctccctccctcgctccgtCTTTCTTTTGcactcacctgtgctcttgtCCACAGTGCGAACCCCTTTGCTGTCTTAGGTGTCTGCTTCAACACTGTGACGCTCTGTGTTaatatgtattttgtaaatgtttgtcCGGACTTTGAGGAGGATTGCGGTGCAGTGAGATTCTGCTTGAATGCAGAACTACAGATGAATGCTGTGCTAAATATCACACAGTACTGGGACAGTACCAAAGATGACGCGATTAGCGAGGGATTTTTAGAGTGGTGTGCTTtctttttatggttttatttgttgtgtaaAACTTCAGGGAATCTTACAGCATATTTAGGCTTGAtgctgcttgtttatttttgttttctaaatgatatatttttgttatttacctATGAAAGAACCCGGCTGTTTTACTGTCAGCATGCTCATTGCTCCACATATGTACTACTAGATAGTCCCGTTTACGGAGTTAAAccacataaaatgtaaaaaatggaaatgaatattGAGATCTCATCCTAGAAATTATATGCTAGAATAAAAaaggacaatttaaaaaaaatctaaatgtctTCGAGAGTTGCTTCTTCCCCTCATAATTCACATAATAGAAAAAAGTATAGCTTCCTTAACATCTGCTTGAACGTGTATGGCCTTGTGCTTGTGGATGAGTGATGTGGTAAATCACATTTCCACAAGGGGGCGCCCCTGTTTAAGCCTGCTTTTGTGCTACTTTTGTTCCTGGCGTGCAACTTTGGAACAAATTGACAGTCAGTTTTGCATATTACCCAGAATTTTAGGGTCAGTGTAGCTATTTAtaccattttttcttctttaaaagcaCACAGCAATTTCCAAGAAATATACACTGTAAGTGTATCACGTCTTGTTTGGTTCTTGTTGTTGGCTAGCAACTTGTATATATTTAGTAGGTGGCAAAAATCTTTTTATCATAACCTTTGGTCACTTGGTCTGTTGTcaaggaagtgacatcacaactaTTCCCTGTGGCAAAGTTGATCCAAAGAAGAGAAAGGATGTAGGTTAGCATTAAAGTCCGTAATACCTGGGAACTCCCTAACAGTGTTGACTGGCTAAGACGTGGATGTACTGAAAACCTTGCCCTTTCTAGCGCTGCAGTCTATTTCTGAGTTGACCTTTGAATTGCATTTCATTGACCGGATCAGTAAAAGTCTTGACCAATAATAGATTTTAAGAGATCAATTCTTCGCGACGCCCCCTGAATATGCCGCACTTTTACGATAGTGTTGTGGATCACGGTGCCCAGTCTGCCCCTTAAAAGGCGCGTCTGGCCACAGTAAATCTCGGCTCGGCTATTTATAGCGCTGTCGCTGTGGTTCTGGTGGCATTTCCGTTGGCCTGCTGATTCACTGTTCGGGCCCGCTGGGCACCAGATCCTGGGAGATGTGCTGTTCATCCTGCATGTGGAGTCAGGTGATCACTGCTCATTATAGCAGGCTGAAGCAGTGACTCActtgtagctccgccccttgcATAATATCCTGCTCCCCTATTGGTCCCACCCCTTCTGACTCACGGTCGGCCCTCGTGCAGAAAGTCCTTGGCTACGGTTTCACCTCCTTGCAATAAGTCCCGCCTCCTGGGTACAGTTACACCCTTAGTGTGATGAATCCCGCCCCCTTCGGCAGAGAATGCAGTCGTTGTGGTACAGACTGGCTGGTCTGGGAGACTAAGCTAAGAATAACCCATTTCAATATGAGCTGTGACTGCACAGACTCGAATGCAGCATTACCTGTTATTTGTTTTGAAGTGCAATGTAACCAGCCAAACATGTTGTGGGCAAAGAGCTGCACTGAACCTGATTACAGGTTGAAATCCTGGCCTGGTCCAGCGCTTAACCCAAAATACTTCAGGAAATATCCATGTGTTTAAAGTGACCATGTGATTCAATTCTAAGCTATGTCAATggataataatatatatatatatatatatatatatatatatatatatatatatgcacacacacacacacacctacacacctacacacctacacacctgaaCAGATGTTAGGCAACAATCCCTTCTGGGTCacagaaaaaatgtgtattgtgagtttgggaaccactggtgtaCAGGGTGTAACCTAGATGGGTTCCCCGAGGCTATAAAGGTGCCTGCTGATTATTTGTCATAAAATGGATGCTTTTGAACATTGCTCAAATGGCGGAAGTGAGGTTCATGTGTACAGATTACTGCGCTTCACTTTTCGTGGAACAGGACAAGGCTGAAGAAGTCAAGAGCCTTAAATTGTTGCCAAATCCTTACCTGGGTGCTGctcctgtaccccccccccccccccccataaggTCCAAGGTCCATGAAGTGGCACAAGTAGGCTTTCCCACCCAACAAGTATACAGCGCTTGAAGCTAACGATAATATACTAAAATGGTCAATAGTATATGATTATTATTGATCGCCTAATactatccttttttttttttgatgtggcCTGCAGTTAATGAAATTCCAGCGTTTTAAATTTGCGCGCACGTACAGTACTGTGACCGCAAAGGGTTAACGGAGGGTAATCTGAGGTGAGGTCGTCGGCGCTGGAAAACCTCGGCGGATGGGCGTCGCCGTCCCGTGCCAAAAAGCACCTTCCTTCTCAGCCTCCTGATCTCTCCCCATTGGGCGTCTGTCATCGGCGCAAAGCCCCGTCTGCTTCGCTGCGCCGTCTGCTGACAGCACGCTGTGAGCCGCTAATGCGCTCCGTGCTAACGCCTGCGCCGCCTGTTTATTTAGCGCGCTCGTACAAACACGGAgaatgtgagaaagagagagagaggttccgGTCCTTGagaaacatttatttgcttaagctgtataaaaaaaaatttttttttttaaactttcatgaTGAATAGCAgtaggaagaagaaaaaactatttgaatTTAAAACCAGTACTAAGATCATTTCTCTCTGGGGAACAGAATGCATCGTTGCTCTGCCAGGTTTCTTTTagacttacatttttaaaaaaattaacctttatttaatcagcGAAGGCCAGATACAGAGAGAACAGGCTCCGTTGAGGCAGAGAGCGTTACACACTTAGCGTTTTGTCCACAGGATGTGTCAGCTCGTGTTGTGAGTGGCAGACTGTGAAAGAGCAGTTGATGTGCTGGAGTCACGCAGTCGTAACGCTGTGCCCTGGCGgtgtctgcctgtgccagcctgTGTCACGGCACACAGTCGACCCTGTGCACGCACTGGGCCCTGTGCGGTCATTGCTGTGCTCTCTGTACAGTGGCCGGATTAGCAGGCACTGTGGCGAAGGGGAGATGAAGGaccgagacagagagaagaatgGAGAGCCTAGTCATTTTGAGAGTGCGATAGTGATTGTCtgtgtactgtacgtgtgtgttgtgtgtgtgtgtgtgtgtgtgtgtctgtctgtatctgtgtctgtgtgtgtctgcgtctctgagagagcgagggggaagTAGCATGTTCACCAGATGAGTTAACTGCAAGGGCCGTAGGTCCTTATCTTAGTCATTGTTTGCATGTTATGTTTCCGTGGCAACTCGCGCTGCTAGTTGTTAACCTGCTGAGGTAGTAGCAGGTGAGaaagcgagacagagagagagagagagagcacttcGCAGTTTAACCGTCCGTTTCTTCgaaacaggaagctgtgtgAAGCAAAGGTCCCGCAACTGACGCATCCAGCAGCTGCTAACGAGCTGTTCGTTTTGTTATTGTCATTACCGGGGCAACCGGCCAGCGAGAGCAAACATCCAAGCCAATCCTTCAGCCCGTCATCGTCCCgctcattatcatcatcatcatcatcatcacctttaacacacacacctgggttagGGTGTGGTGCAGAGGACAAAGAGCTGAACACCTGCACTGCCTTCCTAAACCTGACCCTGCCCTGTCCCCTGAAACGATGATCAGCACGCCCGCACTGTGAACCCGtctccagcagctgcagaagGTGCTGTGACCTTGAACCAAAGCAACAGGCTGCTGCGTGATCGGTTGTCGGGAGCGACAGACTGACGCCTGATTGGTTGTTGGGAGCAACAGACTGCTGCACGATTGGTGGTCGGGAGCTCTGCCCTGCTCTGGAGATATCGTTGTGGGCAAAGGTGACTAGCCAGACTTTCAGTATGCGTAGGCTTTCCAAGACTCGACTCACCATCCCCGCTCTGTCCTGGAAAGGGCCCTATCCAGATAGTTTTGAGTAGGAATTTTGACTCCTTTATCCTTTTATATAATGAGTCAGAGATAATCATGCAATATTAAGCTGCTTAAGGGAGGATCTTTGCCTGGATTACTTCACAAGGATTAACCCCGAATCAGTCCTGTCAGTCACCCTGTTTTATTATAGGCATTGTGTCTTATGAGCACTCCAGCTCTCCTTATTTTGGGTTAGTCCCTGTCAAGTAATCCAGGTCAGGATTCTTCTCAATGCATCTTGGGCTCTCCTGGCTGTGAAGCGGACATTTGTTGAAtcgtttttaattttaaatttttaaattttatttttttcacttctCTGAAATATTAAATGCTGCTGCATGAAAATGTTGACTGTCCCGATCagtcatttctctctctgatgaACTTCATgtttgacacccccccccccccccacaaagttTTTAGAATTAATTTCTGGTGAATTTGTGGTGCACATTGCCTTAAAGACCCAGGGTAGAGAGAttaatgttttacatttcaaaaatagTTCTGGTTTTATCAACCAGGAAATGTGTCTCATAGTTCAGTGGACTTTCCGGCTTGCCGTTTACGTTGCCCTTATAGCGGGTAAATTGTGCCTGTAGTTTTACTTAAACCATAAAGTAACGTGTTCAATCAAAATAATTCTTCGTTGGTATATCAGTAGTTTGAAATAGCACGATAGTACTGGAGTAGTTTAAAGCCATACACAGTACAGTTTAGGTGGTTTATCTTTGTGGCCAAAAGGCCATCGTGGATTTTTCTTGTGTGTATCTGTTACCACCTGCATCGTTTCTgcatgttctgttctgtgaatAGCCCGGAGATCCtcttcattaaaaacataaaatgattgataagccattttattattaatatatgcaTGTGAACAGAAGGTAAGTTGTTTAACAGTTTTAGCGGTCAAAAAAAACGACATTTGCTTTCAGTgtgatttattcatattttttttgctgtttcatTGTGGCTTGAGGTAACCACGGTTACACTTAGTGGTGTCAGTCTCTTCCAAGGTTTCACCAGGTTCACTTGCATAAGTGTTGCAGTCCAGTCATGTAGCCATTATTTCTCAACTGACGTGTGCAGTGAGTGAGCGATGTGGAAATTAAACTGAGACCAGGAGGCGCGTGTAGAGgaaaatgaggaggaggaggaggaggaggaggaggaggaggacgaaggGGGGGGTTACAGTTGTGATGTGGTGAATGTGACAGTCGAGCCGCTTGAGTTTTCAGAATGGGTTCACACTCCTGCCCACCCATGAAGATAAAAAGATAAGGCACATTTGAAGCGATTTCAATGATAAATAATTTGGATGCAAATCAAATTGAATTCAGTTCACTCCTTTATTGAaattttcagtgacattttcttatttaatcaaatgcaaatactgtgacattttttgttgagatgCTTCTCagatctctctccctctcacacacacacgcacacacacatacacacacgcacacgcacacg
This window encodes:
- the dhps gene encoding deoxyhypusine synthase; the encoded protein is MDGHMDVAREAVLKESCTLPEDMPKIKGYDFDQGVDLKALLQSYATTGFQASSFAQAVQEINKMIEKRLETVEEEEGGGEAPDLQRPRLGCTIFLGYTSNLISSGVRESIRFLVQHKMVDVIVTTAGGVEEDIIKCLAPTFLGEFSLQGKELRESGINRIGNLLVPNDNYCKFEDWLMPILDQMVLEQKTEGTLWTPSKMIHRLGKEINNPESVCYWAYKNDIPIFSPALTDGSLGDMIYFHSYKKPGLVLDIVEDIRRLNCKAVFARRTGMIILGGGLVKHHICNANLMRNGADYAVFVNTGQEFDGSDSGARPDEAVSWGKIRMDATPVKVYADATLVFPLLVAETFAHNAARLAAQKKD